In one window of Arachis ipaensis cultivar K30076 chromosome B06, Araip1.1, whole genome shotgun sequence DNA:
- the LOC107645197 gene encoding sucrose-binding protein — translation MKTKLVLFIILLSLCTNLLSALSRDEEQEEEDPELTTCMHQCGQQQQYSKSDKRACVRSCQRYHQMKKEREEEEGTTMETQNPYVFDNEDFRTRLETQDGRVRVLNKFSRRSKVLKSISNYVLVTMEAKGHTFTSPTYFDSDAVIFVLKGRAVIGLVREEKTDRFNLEDGDMMRVAAGTLVYFVNKNENQNLVLANLFIPLTTPGDYKAFNPELFLTAFSMDKLEAALQTPREKIKGVFHEELEGTIFKIAREEVEALSKVKEGFWPFSTQSGGPFNLLGTRPYISNQYGRLYQSSLDKPFELNELNLVLTFSNITRGSMTAPSYVTRATKICIVGEGKGYVEIVCPHYVSSSRYPGGRGGGAKDKALYQRFSSELREGMVFVVPAGHPFLVGAEKEDDLHIVCYEVNARGNKIHALAGKNNVMSAMDKDAKQLTFMQPAEKVDEIFSRAETFFFRGPHHDDYYDH, via the exons ATGAAAACCAAGCTTGTTCTCTTCATTATTCTGCTCTCTCTATGCACCAACTTATTATCTGCTCTCAGCAGAGATGAGGAGCAGGAAGAAGAAGACCCTGAGCTCACAACATGCATGCACCAGTGTGGCCAGCAGCAACAGTATTCCAAGAGTGACAAGCGAGCATGCGTTCGCAGTTGCCAGAGGTACCATCAAATGAAGAAGGAgcgagaagaagaagagggaacCACGATGGAGACTCAGAATCCTTATGTGTTTGATAATGAAGATTTTAGGACCAGGTTGGAAACACAAGACGGAAGAGTTCGGGTTCTGAACAAGTTCAGTAGAAGATCCAAGGTCCTCAAAAGCATTAGCAATTATGTTTTGGTCACTATGGAAGCTAAGGGACACACTTTCACCTCTCCAACTTACTTTGATTCCGATGCCGTTATCTTTGTACTCAAAG GGAGAGCGGTAATTGGGTTGGTGAGAGAAGAGAAAACGGATAGGTTCAACCTTGAAGATGGAGACATGATGAGGGTAGCAGCAGGCACACTAGTCTATTTCGTTAACAAAAATGAGAATCAGAACCTTGTCCTTGCCAATCTCTTTATACCTCTCACAACACCTGGAGACTATAAG GCATTTAACCCGGAACTATTTCTCACAGCATTCAGTATGGACAAACTTGAAGCTGCACTCCAG ACTCCAAGGGAGAAGATAAAGGGGGTTTTCCATGAAGAATTAGAGGGAACCATATTCAAGATAgcaagggaggaagtggaagcACTGAGCAAGGTTAAGGAAGGGTTTTGGCCCTTTAGCACCCAATCGGGTGGTCCCTTCAATCTTTTGGGAACCCGTCCCTACATCTCCAACCAATATGGCCGACTCTACCAATCCTCTCTTGATAAGCCTTTCGAGCTCAATGAACTCAACCTCGTCCTCACTTTCTCCAACATCACCCGG GGTTCAATGACGGCTCCCTCTTATGTAACGAGGGcaacaaaaatatgcattgtGGGAGAGGGGAAAGGGTATGTGGAGATAGTGTGTCCACACTACGTGTCTTCTTCACGCTACcctggaggaagaggaggaggagcaaAGGATAAGGCTTTATACCAGAGGTTTAGTTCGGAGCTGAGAGAAGGAATGGTGTTTGTGGTTCCAGCGGGGCATCCATTCTTGGTTGGAGCTGAGAAGGAAGACGATCTTCACATAGTGTGTTACGAGGTAAATGCGAGAGGGAACAAGATTCATGCTCTTGCGGGGAAAAATAACGTGATGAGTGCAATGGACAAGGATGCCAAGCAACTCACTTTCATGCAGCCGGCGGAGAAGGTTGATGAGATTTTCAGCAGAGCAGAGACTTTCTTCTTCCGTGGCCCTCATCATGACGACTATTATGACCACTGA
- the LOC107645199 gene encoding uncharacterized protein LOC107645199, producing the protein MKMMLSSAIITTFLLMTSTMKMVDCQTQNSIACTISMMSSITPCANFITGSGNNNGGVTPPSSTCCDSLRALMSSSMDCACKVLSANAPNLQLPITQAVAISLATACNINGLSAHCKGEVVEAESAAKTP; encoded by the exons ATGAAGATGATGCTATCATCAGCAATAATAACTACCTTTTTGTTGATGACTTCAACAATGAAAATGGTTGATTGTCAGACTCAGAATAGCATAGCATGCACAATCTCCATGATGAGCAGCATCACCCCATGCGCCAACTTCATCACCGGAAGCGGCAACAACAACGGCGGTGTGACGCCGCCATCAAGCACGTGCTGCGATTCATTGCGCGCTCTGATGAGTTCAAGCATGGATTGTGCTTGCAAGGTTTTATCTGCAAATGCTCCAAATCTCCAACTTCCCATCACACAAGCTGTTGCCATCTCCCTTGCAACCGCATGCAATATTAATGGACTCTCCGCACACTGTAAAG GAGAGGTGGTGGAAGCAGAATCGGCGGCAAAAACACCGTGA
- the LOC107645198 gene encoding non-specific lipid-transfer protein-like protein At2g13820 has product MNSMAASRRVIEMLLCMSLLVMMRITTMAQQTQQYPETSTSSSCSNVLLSLSPCLDYITGSASTPSSGCCSQLAYVVGSQPQCLCEVVNGGASSIAATLNINQTQALGLPNACRLQTPPITICSAVTGSVSPPAGVYYAPNIPNSPAAGIGSTIISSTNGGVGGGSFHWNSSSTAKLPSLLLVMFFFATTLSLTFAFTTIT; this is encoded by the exons ATGAATTCAATGGCGGCATCAAGAAGGGTGATTGAGATGCTGCTTTGTATGTCCTTGTTGGTGATGATGAGAATAACAACAATGGCACAACAAACACAACAATATCCTGAGACTAGTACTTCTTCAAGTTGCAGCAATGTTCTGCTAAGTCTTTCTCCGTGCCTAGATTACATAACAGGAAGTGCTTCAACACCATCATCTGGTTGTTGTTCACAACTTGCATATGTGGTGGGGTCACAGCCACAGTGCCTGTGTGAAGTTGTTAATGGTGGTGCTTCTTCAATTGCTGCCACCCTCAACATCAATCAGACTCAGGCTTTGGGCCTTCCTAATGCCTGCAGATTACAAACTCCTCCAATTACCATCTGCAGTGCTGTTACTG GATCTGTTTCTCCGCCGGCAGGTGTTTATTATGCGCCCAACATTCCAAATTCACCTGCAGCAG GGATTggatcaacaattatttcatcaACGAACGGTGGAGTTGGCGGTGGTTCATTTCACTGGAATTCAAGTTCCACAGCTAAATTACCTTCTTTGCTGCTTGTCATGTTTTTCTTTGCAACGACTTTGTCTTTGACTTTCGCCTTCACGACCATTACCTAG